A stretch of the Thermus thermophilus genome encodes the following:
- the speD gene encoding S-adenosylmethionine decarboxylase gives METVPGGRWVAEIYGCDLSVLENPKMVEAALLDAVMRLGAPRDSAQSVVYKFHPQGLSAAVVSPVAAVMIHTWPEDNASATLDLYFYRDGVDPEEVLKGLTRAFGAKEESAFRYWRGTEHAIKRRAFGAERAE, from the coding sequence GTGGAAACGGTGCCGGGCGGGCGCTGGGTAGCGGAGATCTACGGGTGCGACCTCTCCGTGTTGGAAAACCCCAAGATGGTGGAGGCGGCCCTTCTGGACGCGGTGATGCGCCTCGGGGCTCCCCGGGATTCGGCCCAGTCGGTGGTCTACAAGTTCCACCCCCAGGGGCTCTCCGCGGCGGTGGTGAGCCCCGTGGCCGCGGTGATGATCCACACCTGGCCCGAGGACAACGCCTCCGCCACCCTGGACCTCTACTTCTACCGGGACGGGGTGGACCCGGAGGAGGTGCTCAAAGGCCTCACCCGGGCCTTTGGGGCCAAGGAGGAGTCCGCCTTCCGCTACTGGCGGGGCACGGAGCACGCCATCAA